CTTGACGCTCGTAAATCGGCCGAGGGTGAAGACGACACCGCGATCGTACTCGCGCAGAATACGGATTGCCGAGGCGAAAAAGGCGATGACGACAACCAGGATAAAGGCCACGACTTCGAAGGGCATGCTCATGACTCCTTGACGGATGGATCCGGCTCGACGGTCAGTACTAAGCCTTCGCGGCCGGTAACCCGGACCGCTTGGCCGGCACTGACCGGGCTGGCGCTGTGGGCGCTCCAGTCCTCACCGTGGACGTGCACGCTACCAGCGCCGCAGAACTCGCCGTTGGCGTGCCCGCGGGCGCCGATCAGCCCTTCGGCGCCGCTGACCACGGGGCGGCGAAAAGAACCGATCGCCATCGCGACGACGAAGAAGAGGAGCAGCGCCGAGACGATCGCAACAGCCAGGACCAGCGGCAGCGACAGACCAAAACCCGGCACGTCGGTGTCGATCAGCATCAGCGAGCCGACGACGAAGACGGCGATGCCACCGACACCCAAGGCCCCGAAGCTCGGCACGAAGGCCTCGGCCATCATCAGCACCAGGCCGAGCAGGATCAGGGCGACACCGGCATAACTCACCGGCAGCAACTGGAAGGCGTAGAGGGCGAACAGCAGGCTCACCACCCCGACCGTGCCCGGTAGGACGGCGCCCGGATTGGCGAGCTCGTAGATCAGACCATAGATCCCGATCAGCATCAGGATATAGGCGACATTGGGGTCGCTGATGATCGCGAGCAGCCGCAACTGCCAATCGGGCTCTAGCTCGGCGAACGCTAGGTCTCCGGTTTCAAGCACCCGCGGGCTGCCTTGCACTGACACCGCACGCCCGTCGATCGCCGCCAACAATTCATCGAGATCCTGGGCGACCAGGTCGATGACACCGATCGCGGCGGCATCCGCGGCCGGCAGACTGGCACCTTCGCGCACGGCCCGCTCGGCCCATTCCGCGTTGCGCCCGCGCAGCTCCGCCAGGCCACGAATGTAGGCGGCGGCATCGTTGACGAGCTTCTTCGTCATCGCGCTACCGCCAGCGGCGG
This portion of the Thioflavicoccus mobilis 8321 genome encodes:
- a CDS encoding NfeD family protein, with translation MRVPSLRLRPSAWAAVLILASLLFALGALRAAPARLAVVADVAGAIGPATAAFIDRAITEAEQRGAELLVLRIDTPGGLDTAMRSIIKAIQASSVPVVGYVAPSGARAASAGTYILYACHVAAMAPGTNLGAATPVQIGGLGGGGEDKPAPAEDGDEAAAGGSAMTKKLVNDAAAYIRGLAELRGRNAEWAERAVREGASLPAADAAAIGVIDLVAQDLDELLAAIDGRAVSVQGSPRVLETGDLAFAELEPDWQLRLLAIISDPNVAYILMLIGIYGLIYELANPGAVLPGTVGVVSLLFALYAFQLLPVSYAGVALILLGLVLMMAEAFVPSFGALGVGGIAVFVVGSLMLIDTDVPGFGLSLPLVLAVAIVSALLLFFVVAMAIGSFRRPVVSGAEGLIGARGHANGEFCGAGSVHVHGEDWSAHSASPVSAGQAVRVTGREGLVLTVEPDPSVKES